The sequence GCAACACCGACATATTCATCAAACGCCGTTTCAGGGGCTGTTAAGAAACAAAATTAGAACTGGTCTACGAAAATGAGCCGTTGTAAGATTCGTCCAAAAGTAGAGCTTGAAAATAATTAACTTATGCATTACGGGTCCAGGTGGAGGTAGGTAGGCCAACGACTTCTTGTTTAACTAATAGGAACTGTGACGATGTTTTCGCTAGCCCGGCTCTGTTTTGCCAACCTTCATTCATCGTTCATGATTGCGATGCCTGGACCGTGGGCCCGCTCTTGACCCGGACCACCAGACTACCTGCGATGACTTCTTGGAGCCGGAGGTTCGTTGACGACGAGACTTATGTCTTCAATCACGTATGCCAAAGACTTCCCTTTTGACCAGCACTCTGTGCCGTTGAGACCCTCTGGTTCGGCGCCGCGTTTTGTCGGCTGACCGTCTGGTGTTCTGCGTTTTAAAATCGACCACCGAGGTCAGTACTATAGTACTCTGACTGAGTGGACGATCACGACAAGGATTACAGGTTGATATCTTATATTCTGGTTCCCAGGTGAACCTGTCGTCTTTTCGACTCCAAGCCCCGTCTTCCCATCGTTCTCAACGCAGACTCATAATGGTGAAAGAGTTGCCGCGGCCGTCACTGCCTTCAAATGGCCcaccaaacatggcaatGCCTGGTTTGCCAATGAACAAAACTCAGAAAAGCACTGGACATACATTATCATGGGCTCCTGCAAAATCTGCGCCGTCCTCGTCGAGGAGAGGCCTCCGAGGGTCATCGAGTATCTTGCCGCCTCCAACTCCCGCCCCAACCAAACTTTTGCCTGAACCACCACAATTACCCAGCATAAATGCGGTAAGCGCAGCAGGCAAGGCTCCTAGGAAGACCGTCAACATCAGCTTGTTTCCATATCCGCCACGAGGCGACAACCGGTTTAGCAGCCGGCCACATAATCCGTTGGTGAACGAAAAGACACGAGCCCAGAAATCGAAGAAACCAAAGGAGCTTTCCAATCTTCACTTTTCACCATCTACTCCGAGTTTGCTGTTCGTTAGCGGAGAGGATAAAGCTATTAGCAACCAGCGAATGTCCGGTGGTCTGATTAACATCTCATCACCGCAACAAAATCGAAGGGCTTTGGTACAGGATTGTTACTCAACATCTGCCACGACACATGATGAATTTGTGGATGGGGAGGCTCTCTTTTCCAACTCAGCGTCCGACAATCGATCATCCAAATCCGATGGTAGAGGTAACGTCATTGTTAGCGTGCGAGTTCGCCCAGACAGCAACGCTGGCCAGTCTAATCCTGAAGGGGAGTGGATGGTCGATGAGCGCAAGTCACTTATTGTGTACAATGGCAAGGAGGGCGGCGAATATATCTATGGTATGTTTGCCGCACACCCACGCAAGCAGCCACCCGTATTCTTCCTAACAGCACATACTAACGAGTGATCAGACAACGTCTTCACAACGCATGATAACAATGCACGCGTGTATAATCATATAGCACGGCGCCTCGTCCGAAGAGTCATGGAAGGTTATCATGGAACAGTCTTTGCTTACGGTATGTCCGGTACTGGGAAGACATTTTCGATGCAAGGAACAGACGCATCACCAGGCATCATCCCTCTTGCAATTAACGACATCTTCTCATACATTCGCGAAAGTCCTTCCCAAGAATTTTTGCTGCGTGTCAGCTACCTTGAAATTTATAATGAGAGAATTCATGACTTGTTAAGCATGCCGTCGGGCAGCAGTGTTGCTAAAGCTCTGCAACAGAGCGAAATTAAACTTCGCGAAGACAGCAAGCGAGGTGTGTATGCCACACCTTTAAAGGAAGAAATCGTCCAGAGCCCCACCCAAATGCTGCAAGTCATTGCGCGCGGTCACCAGGCAAGATGCACGGCTAGCACACAATTCAACGCCCGCAGTTCTCGAAGTCACGCTGTTGTTCAAATTGTAGTTGAAAGCCGCGAGCGTATACCAGGTTGTGACACTGGCGGAACAGATGGCAAGCATTCTGCTGTTCTCCCGAGTGGTGTTCGTTTGTCTACCCTAAGCTTGATTGATTTGGCAGGCTCTGAAAAGACAGCCGAGTCCAAAGAGCGGAGACATGAAGGGGCCTATATAAATAAGAGCCTTCTCACGCTGGGAACCGTCATCTCAAAGCTCTCTGAGCGGAAAGACATAGAGAGCAAAGGCGGCGACAAAACAAATAAGCATCTGCCATATCGCGATAGCAAACTGACACGTCTCCTTCAAGGGGCTTTATCTGGCAATTCACTGGTGAGTATTCTTTGCACAGTCCAGATTGGAGCAGCTGGGAGCGCAGCGGCAGTGGACACCCAGACGACCGAAACTCTCAACACCTTGAAATTTGCCACCCGAGCCAAGAACGGCATTGCCAGTCACGCCAGGCGGGCAGAAAAAGCTGTCCGTgctggaggcggaggcggcgctAGAGTGCTGCTGGAGCGGTATCGCATGGAGTTATCGGAGCTACGAAAGCAGCTTGACGtccagaagaacaagaagggcGGCAAGAACAGCGAGGCGGATAGGGATaaggagaaggacaagaaggcaaagaagtACAAGGCAAATGAGGCCGTAGAGAGACACAAGGAGCAAATGCGGGAGACGCAGCTTGCAAAGACAGCTTTCAAGGAACGAACTGGTCACCTCATCAGCTCCAAGTCGATTGGTGCCGATTCCAATGGCCCATCAAGCTCACTTGGGCAATACGCTCGATTCTCTCACCTGTTTCTTACACGAACACCTGTTGAATTTTCGGTGCCAAGTGAGAGTATTGTGGTGGGTGTAGATCACAGTGTCGCGGCTGCCTTGAAAGAGAAGGATGCTCAAATTGCTGATCTCCGTGCTCGACTTGACGACAAAGACCGCATGCTTGCCGCTATGTGGGGCGCAGCACGCTCAAGAGACAAGGCTCACGCGTCCGCAGCAACGCATCCAGCCAAAACGATGCCAAATATCCCTGCGCCTAAGCAGACGCATAGGAGGTGGATCATGGGCACcgatgagatgaagacgatgctTGAAGAGGTGATCCAGGACAGCGTCGAGACGGTACACGTCATTCGTGGATCTTGAGGTAGCGTGTACATTTACCTGATGGAACCACCGTCAAGGTGAATACACGGTCTTGATCTAATCTCTATTCTAGTAAGTGTAGAATGCGAGAGGATATTTAGCCAGATAAAGAAGACATTCACCGATGAGCGGAATCGACTATAGCGTGAGATAAGCCGGGGACCAGAAGAATAACTGGTTGAACGTGGCCTAATGCTGGAGCCATTTGGTCCAAAAAAGCCATAGGGCCTAGACCGACCGACCTCCCAACTCCAGGCCGACCTGGACCAGCAGAACTACAGCCATCGCTAGCGTAGACGGATAAACTAGAAGAGCCAGTCCATGCCAGAGGCTCGGCATGAAGGACGCACACGCACAGTCCCTAGGGACCcgtatggagtatggataGAGTGCCTGTACCCGCGACGACAAAATATTGATCCTGGCTGAGCGAATTTAAGCCACAAAACTCTAATGCTAAAAAATCGCAGCATTGCAGGTAAGGTGCAAGTAAGCATAAATATTAAAGCTGTGGCACAGGGATCAAGGTGTTGCCCAATGGAGATCCGGCTCTAGTGAGGATTAAACGGCCCATTTTAATTGGCCCCACCAAGCCTCAATTTTTGGCAAAAAATGCCGCACGCCAAGCTCGGCTCGACTGAATGCAGTGTCAGCTCCCACATGAGGTAAGCCACACTACGTCATGTGCTTTTTACAATGCCATGTCAGGGCAATGCATGATCAGCGACTACCCATCTGTCTTGATATTGTGGTTTCTCTATTACACATGCGCCGCTCCGGTAAATCTGCTCACAAAATACGTTGCATTTAGTTCCTCCTTTCATAGTTCACATAATTCTCACTCAACGTAATTGCTGCCTCCAGCGCAGCTAAGCTCGATCCAATGTGATCCCGCAGTCGTCTAACCGTCTGACACAACATTATCCACCGAAGAATGCGACATGCTCGCAGAACGGGCACGAGAACAATACGCCCACACCAAGTATACAATTATTTTACGCGGGGCAATGTAACAGCCATCGATACCTGCCAGCAAGTCTCACTCCCTTGCAACCACACGACCTGTTGCCCATTTTGCACGCATAGTTGTGCCGTAGGTGGTGCCTCCGCTGGGCAGAAATGAGCAATTAGTTTCCCGTGCGAGTGGTCAACTGCTGCGGGAAGAGAAAGTGTACAGGCTCCAATCGGCACCCATGATATGCTAAACCTAGCCTCTACCAGTCGGCGCGGCCTAAGTGGAGAGACAGTTTGTCATGTGTCCACCAAAGAAATCCTCGTCGCTTTAACCCCAAGTTGACTCCGTCTTGTTACGACGATCTATGATCTTAAATGTCTCCGCTGACCCCACGCGAAGTGAATAAAGGGGCATTTGGCTCCGTTTTAGTGTTCTCTactactcgtgccacgccccaccTTTGTTGGCCCTCGAATTCATCGCACCCACCAAAGGTGTATTAATAGTAGATCGGACGCAAATGTACAAACTTTATTCATGGGAGTATCAAGGCATTTCTTTGCAGGCAAAGCCCAGAGATATGACATCGCACCTTTGGGACGTGCTCCCCTTGTTTCAGGCAAGCTGTTTAATTCTTGGGCTATCCTGTGACCGAAGCGAGGTTGTCTTCATACACAGTACTTCCGACTGAGATCAAACAGACAAGGAATTGGCCAGCCCAAACGCTTAGCACAACGGCCCGTGGCGAGCGAGTGTGAGTACGTATATCAAAGCCCGGCTCGCCTGCGTTCATATCATCTCCGAATGACACAAGTCGAAGCTCACATGCCCTTTCATATTGCCTCTCACATAAACTACCTATAAACAACGAAACCTTCTACTTTCGAGAATTCGTTTATCTCAGAGGGCTATAATCTGACCTGAATGAAAAATACGAAACGAAGAGACATAAACCCACAAAGAATTATATCATCAATTGCTAAGACCAGCTTACAAACTACCAACATTTCAAAAGCACCCACacgaaagaaaaaaataaataaataaagaGTAAGTAGGCAAGTTATAAGTTAGGCATatttcaaaaaaaaaaaaaaaaaaaaaaaaaaaaaaaaaaaaaaaaaaaaaaaaaaaactcaaGTATAATGCCTCAAACAATACAAAAAAaccttgctttgctttcaACAGAACCAATCTTTCTCTCATGTACCAAGTGGGAACTCCCGCATTGCGTGTCTACTCCGGACCCCGGCTCATCTTATTCATAGCCGGCAACTTGCTTTAGCAACAGCACTACGTTGACTCCCACGGGGTCGCCTCCACCTACCAGCTTGAAGCCAACCATCATGTTAGAAACGGAACTCGGTGGAAACCCATTTTCTGTTTCACACCACCACTGTCTAATGCTGGTAATGCTGTTTGCGGCTCCAGAGGCTGGGGTTATGATTCCGATCTTAGTGGAACCGACGTGCTCTGGCCCGGATGTCGCGATTGCAAAGCCCAGGCTTAAACCTATGCAGAACTCCAGTCTTACTAGTCGCAGATGCGGTTCGCCATCAATGATGCTAGGTAAGTGCAAATCTAGAATTGGTATTTGCATGGACACCACTGTGTCTGATTTTGCAGAAGTTCTGGCACCTAATTATTTTCCGCAGCCTTCGTTCACCCTCAGGCGCCCTCGATTAGCAACCCCACAAGCAGCCCATGAATCATTTCTTACCCACCTCCGTTGGCATTACCAACGCCTTACGCTAGGTCCGTCATTTCTGAGATCGACGTCGGCTTCTGCGATCCTCGCAACTTGACTGCTTCTGCCACCTCCGGCTTAACTCTGGTTCCGAAAATCACCTTCAACGGTCTCGGTGAGGAAGGTGCTAGGTCTTTAGAGCAAGGCTCCATTCACACTTCTGGCTTTTTCCAGCTTGCATTTAACTTCAGCTCCGCCATTGCTAGCCGTCTGCCAACATTCGAAGAGCTCCCTGACTTCGAGTCTCGAGATGACCTGTTCAACTTGGTAAAGTCCGTTGAAATCCCTAGATCCCCTGTACGCACCGGCTCATTAGTTGTCTCCTCGGCTCCCCGCAGCGTCATTGTCGACGAGAATTTTAGCTTCGACAGGAACGATACCTTTTAGTTCCCTTTTTTCCTTAGCGTTCTTTCCATCGCGGAAACTGCCAAGGACGATTACAAGGGTGAGCGCCAGGATAGCAGTAGTAGAGATATCCGATCTGTGGTACCTCTCATGAACATAACTTCTGTTGACAATCAGACC is a genomic window of Pochonia chlamydosporia 170 chromosome Unknown PCv3seq00010, whole genome shotgun sequence containing:
- a CDS encoding kinesin-II (similar to Pyrenophora tritici-repentis Pt-1C-BFP XP_001933114.1), which gives rise to MAMPGLPMNKTQKSTGHTLSWAPAKSAPSSSRRGLRGSSSILPPPTPAPTKLLPEPPQLPSINAVSAAGKAPRKTVNISLFPYPPRGDNRFSSRPHNPLVNEKTRAQKSKKPKELSNLHFSPSTPSLLFVSGEDKAISNQRMSGGLINISSPQQNRRALVQDCYSTSATTHDEFVDGEALFSNSASDNRSSKSDGRGNVIVSVRVRPDSNAGQSNPEGEWMVDERKSLIVYNGKEGGEYIYDNVFTTHDNNARVYNHIARRLVRRVMEGYHGTVFAYGMSGTGKTFSMQGTDASPGIIPLAINDIFSYIRESPSQEFLLRVSYLEIYNERIHDLLSMPSGSSVAKALQQSEIKLREDSKRGVYATPLKEEIVQSPTQMLQVIARGHQARCTASTQFNARSSRSHAVVQIVVESRERIPGCDTGGTDGKHSAVLPSGVRLSTLSLIDLAGSEKTAESKERRHEGAYINKSLLTLGTVISKLSERKDIESKGGDKTNKHLPYRDSKLTRLLQGALSGNSLVSILCTVQIGAAGSAAAVDTQTTETLNTLKFATRAKNGIASHARRAEKAVRAGGGGGARVLLERYRMELSELRKQLDVQKNKKGGKNSEADRDKEKDKKAKKYKANEAVERHKEQMRETQLAKTAFKERTGHLISSKSIGADSNGPSSSLGQYARFSHLFLTRTPVEFSVPSESIVVGVDHSVAAALKEKDAQIADLRARLDDKDRMLAAMWGAARSRDKAHASAATHPAKTMPNIPAPKQTHRRWIMGTDEMKTMLEEVIQDSVETVHVIRGS
- a CDS encoding zinc finger domain-containing protein (similar to Metarhizium robertsii ARSEF 23 XP_007821913.1), producing MLETELGGNPFSVSHHHCLMLVMLFAAPEAGVMIPILVEPTCSGPDVAIAKPRLKPMQNSSLTSRRCGSPSMMLGKCKSRIGICMDTTVSDFAEVLAPNYFPQPSFTLRRPRLATPQAIDVGFCDPRNLTASATSGLTLVPKITFNGLGEEGARSLEQGSIHTSGFFQLAFNFSSAIASRLPTFEELPDFESRDDLFNLVKSVEIPRSPVRTGSLVVSSFPFFLSVLSIAETAKDDYKGERQDSSSRDIRSVVPLMNITSVDNQTIKAEGKPRRVTPVPSGTNEPGTYSAPLAAPFHHQGRKQTFTEDPSKTFVCDLCNRQFRRQEHLKRHYRSLYTQEKPFECNKCGKRFSRSHNLAQHARTHASGGTTVVNLIDNTDTFGTRVASSQPHLKATMSTTVRSLPHRFPGAWRRKRLSSERASNNG